AGGATTCTTAGGACATCTTGCCACATGATTCTTCAAACTAGTTGTCCAATTCCTAACCTTTGCATCATAAATATTCTTACAGGATTTATCCACAACGGAtgggtatggattaaaaattcACGGATTTAACGGGTACGCGCAGGTTTGGTTATGATGGGtcggtcttgtgcagccctatgaCATCGCCAAATTATGGTAATTAATTCTTTGAGTTTCTTGTTCAATTTTATAGTTTATTGTGGACCTTGGGGCATTTGAAAAGTAGCTAATCTTACAAAACATGCAGCACTGCACGATCATTCACGATATTTTTAGAGTAGTTGAGGTTTTACTTTTTGGCTAGGTTGGATCCAATACAATTTTGTTACCAACCTAACCAACCTATGTATAAAACTTCTCGTACATCCACCGAGGGAACTTTCGTTAGATCCTGAGATCACAATTTTCTATGGTTACCTACCTCCAACcctaaaaccaattttttttctcgTCGTTGTTTCTCTCCTCTTCAACAAAGCCATAAACTCAAAACACTAGCCAGGTAGAGATTATCTAAAAACCAAATCGTCGTTTTTCTTGCTTTCAGTGTCCAGTTTCCGTTCTCAGCCACCTACATTCTTAGTGATGAAGAAAATCCTTGGAGCAGTATCAAATATTTCAACCCTTCCCGAAGAGATTCAAGTAGACATCTTTATTAAGGTGCCAATGAAATACATCGGGATTTCTAGATGCGTATGTAAGCTCTGGCGTAACCTTCTTCATAGCTCTAAATTTATTGGCTATCACCTCAATTATACTAACGCAAATAAGAACAATCAGAAGCTCATGTGCTTAACTAAGGACCATTATTCTCTACACTCCATAGAGTATGCTTCCGTATCATCATTATCACCAATGCCATCCTTTAACAAAGCTGGGAAGTGGATTATTGAGATATGTGGGTCTTGTAATGGCTTGGTTTGCTTACGTATCTATGGTTGTGATGAGAAATGTAATGGGAAGTATTGCATTTGTATTTGGAACCCATTGACTAGAGAATATAAGGAAATGTCAGATTCATTTGGAACCAGTTTATGTTTTAAGTTTCGATGTGGGTTTGGTTATGATTGCAACTTTTACACTTACAAGCTGGTAAGAATTGCCATAATTTATGAAACTGGTACTCTTGAAATTCGAGTTAAAACATTGGCATCAGATTC
The nucleotide sequence above comes from Papaver somniferum cultivar HN1 chromosome 8, ASM357369v1, whole genome shotgun sequence. Encoded proteins:
- the LOC113305033 gene encoding F-box protein CPR1-like yields the protein MKKILGAVSNISTLPEEIQVDIFIKVPMKYIGISRCVCKLWRNLLHSSKFIGYHLNYTNANKNNQKLMCLTKDHYSLHSIEYASVSSLSPMPSFNKAGKWIIEICGSCNGLVCLRIYGCDEKCNGKYCICIWNPLTREYKEMSDSFGTSLCFKFRCGFGYDCNFYTYKLVRIAIIYETGTLEIRVKTLASDSWTHIRPALTYSFPDCYVHTCGLIFNGALHWLGTNTTQETSFEVIMSFNISTERFEDIRLPEHTLAHPNGKEWCTSLAVLGDNLCLFNVDPDSLVEMWVMLEYGVRESWTKQLSITHQVKALTSGLWIFTGPRISACKG